Proteins from one Flavobacteriales bacterium genomic window:
- a CDS encoding GtrA family protein: MPLKTFRYAACGGGNLVLDLILYFIVFNFVINQENLELGFVVLSPHIASLFIVFPITFLTGFALNKYITFEESNLKGKIQIVRYFIVSMGAIIISYLLMKLFVDLIGLPAFPSRILTTVISVVYSYILQNKFTFTVK; encoded by the coding sequence ATGCCGCTCAAAACTTTTAGGTATGCTGCTTGTGGAGGAGGAAATTTGGTATTGGACCTAATCCTCTATTTTATTGTTTTTAACTTTGTTATTAACCAAGAAAACTTAGAGCTAGGATTTGTTGTTTTAAGTCCACATATAGCCTCATTATTTATTGTATTTCCAATTACCTTTTTAACGGGGTTTGCTTTGAATAAATACATTACTTTTGAAGAGTCAAACTTAAAAGGAAAAATTCAAATTGTAAGGTATTTTATCGTTTCAATGGGGGCCATCATTATTAGCTATTTATTAATGAAACTTTTTGTAGATTTAATTGGCTTACCTGCTTTTCCCTCAAGAATTCTCACCACTGTAATTAGTGTTGTTTATAGTTATATTTTACAAAACAAATTTACATTTACTGTTAAATAA
- a CDS encoding AMP-binding protein, translated as MFTINTISINCSEDLAQLPNKTTEELNIIHFLEEWYNSSSQITVSTSGSTGTPKLIQLSKNSVLKSAELTCSYFGLKKEDTALLCLPTNFIAGKLMLIRALFAEINLISVPPSSNPLKAIASPIRFAAMTPMQVNTILRENPEKLNLIATLIIGGAPVDKRLENKLKAYKTNCYATFGMTETITHIALRQLNQHQHYTALASINFEQTSDGCLIINAPHLSQQQLITNDKVELLSNTEFIWQGRKDNVINSGGIKIQAEVLEQQIAQLIPNNRIFIATEPDELLGNKIILIIEAEHEFSIRFEELNKYEVPKTTYWVKQFEETETGKINRSATLAKIFNTP; from the coding sequence ATGTTTACAATTAATACCATTTCTATCAATTGCAGTGAAGATTTAGCTCAACTTCCCAACAAAACTACTGAAGAACTAAATATTATACATTTTCTTGAAGAGTGGTATAACAGCTCTTCTCAAATTACAGTCTCCACTTCTGGATCAACTGGAACGCCAAAACTCATTCAACTCTCTAAAAATTCAGTACTTAAAAGTGCTGAATTGACATGTTCTTATTTTGGTCTAAAAAAAGAAGATACAGCTTTACTTTGTCTTCCCACCAATTTTATTGCTGGTAAATTAATGCTGATTCGAGCTTTATTTGCTGAAATAAATTTGATTAGTGTACCTCCATCGAGCAATCCCTTAAAAGCTATCGCTTCCCCCATTCGATTTGCTGCCATGACTCCTATGCAAGTGAATACTATATTAAGAGAAAATCCTGAAAAACTTAATTTGATAGCAACCTTAATCATAGGAGGAGCACCTGTTGACAAGCGACTTGAAAATAAGTTAAAAGCTTATAAAACGAATTGTTATGCTACGTTTGGAATGACTGAGACGATTACACATATTGCTTTACGTCAACTTAATCAACATCAACATTATACAGCTCTTGCTTCTATTAACTTTGAGCAAACATCCGATGGTTGTTTAATTATTAATGCTCCTCACCTTTCCCAACAACAACTAATTACCAATGATAAAGTAGAATTATTATCGAACACTGAATTTATTTGGCAAGGCCGCAAAGACAACGTGATTAATTCTGGTGGGATTAAAATACAAGCTGAAGTTTTAGAACAACAAATCGCTCAACTCATTCCTAACAATCGAATATTTATTGCAACTGAACCTGACGAGCTACTAGGAAATAAGATTATCCTCATCATTGAAGCTGAACATGAATTCTCAATCCGTTTTGAAGAACTAAATAAATACGAAGTTCCTAAAACGACATATTGGGTGAAGCAATTTGAAGAAACAGAAACTGGAAAAATCAATCGTAGTGCTACGTTAGCAAAAATCTTTAATACTCCTTAA
- a CDS encoding 1-acyl-sn-glycerol-3-phosphate acyltransferase, with product MWFIINILQTIILFSWSIFLILCVFVVLLFRQRKAAFFIVEKLWSSVILFIVGARVESIDREKALSLTEPAIFAANHQSNFDIPAIINQTKQHLHFIAKKEIKKVPFLGQYTAAMGMIFVDRGNKMKAKESLQKAGALIKGGRDVVIFPEGTRSKDGKIHQFKRGAFIVAKEGMVNVVPVAIKGTRKVNPSGKFRLRPGKVTVKYGDLILAENFKDKTVEDFATHVQHEVEKLFNSIQD from the coding sequence ATGTGGTTTATCATTAACATTTTACAAACAATTATTCTCTTTTCTTGGAGTATCTTTTTAATTCTTTGTGTTTTTGTTGTTCTACTCTTTAGGCAACGAAAAGCGGCTTTTTTTATCGTTGAAAAGCTATGGTCTTCTGTCATTCTTTTTATTGTTGGAGCTCGTGTTGAATCCATTGACAGAGAAAAAGCATTATCATTAACTGAACCAGCAATTTTTGCAGCTAATCATCAATCGAATTTTGATATTCCTGCAATTATTAATCAAACAAAGCAGCATTTGCATTTTATTGCAAAGAAAGAGATCAAAAAGGTTCCATTTTTAGGTCAATATACCGCTGCTATGGGGATGATTTTTGTAGACAGGGGAAATAAGATGAAAGCGAAAGAAAGCTTACAAAAAGCTGGGGCTTTGATTAAAGGAGGGAGAGACGTTGTTATTTTTCCTGAAGGTACGCGTTCTAAAGATGGTAAAATACACCAATTTAAAAGAGGTGCTTTTATTGTTGCCAAAGAAGGTATGGTCAATGTTGTACCTGTAGCGATAAAAGGAACTCGAAAAGTGAACCCATCTGGAAAATTTCGTTTACGCCCAGGAAAAGTTACTGTAAAATATGGAGACTTAATCTTAGCAGAGAACTTTAAGGATAAAACAGTCGAAGATTTTGCTACTCACGTTCAACACGAAGTAGAAAAATTGTTTAACTCTATTCAAGATTAA
- a CDS encoding RNA methyltransferase: MDQAFAKHILSFVSENKQNKFKEILENRTRYLTVVLEDIYQPHNASAVLRSCDCFGVQDVHIIENRNKYNVNPHIAVGSAKWLNLNYHNQQEENTVACINELKAKGYKIVATTPHKDDVMLPELPVDQPIALLFGTEQEGLTDVALEHADAYMRIPMYGFTESYNISVSAALCLQSITDRLRKSDLDWQLTDEEKELIQFEWSKKVVRNIKGYEKEYYRNRDRKK, translated from the coding sequence ATGGATCAAGCTTTTGCCAAACATATTTTAAGTTTTGTTTCTGAGAACAAACAAAATAAGTTTAAAGAAATATTAGAAAACCGAACGCGTTACTTAACAGTTGTTTTAGAGGATATTTACCAACCTCATAATGCAAGTGCAGTACTGAGAAGCTGTGATTGTTTTGGTGTACAAGATGTCCATATTATTGAGAATAGAAATAAGTACAATGTTAATCCTCATATAGCTGTTGGCTCTGCAAAATGGTTGAACCTAAATTACCACAACCAACAAGAGGAGAATACTGTTGCTTGTATCAATGAATTGAAAGCTAAAGGCTATAAAATTGTTGCAACAACTCCGCATAAGGATGACGTTATGCTCCCAGAATTACCAGTTGATCAACCTATTGCTTTGCTCTTTGGTACTGAACAAGAAGGCTTAACAGACGTGGCTTTGGAACATGCTGATGCTTATATGCGTATTCCAATGTATGGATTTACTGAAAGCTATAATATTTCTGTTTCTGCTGCTTTATGTTTACAATCTATTACTGACAGACTTCGTAAAAGTGACCTCGACTGGCAACTGACAGACGAAGAAAAAGAGTTAATTCAGTTTGAATGGAGTAAAAAAGTAGTAAGAAATATCAAGGGTTACGAAAAAGAGTATTATCGTAATCGTGATCGTAAAAAGTAA
- a CDS encoding endonuclease/exonuclease/phosphatase family protein: MITILILLFGNRVASQNLSDLSFGTDSTFDVVTWNIEWFPKNGVATIDSVSKIIEAIDVDLIGVQEIDDSTLFRQMINQLPGYDLFMGSGWFGGLGYVYKTNTINIQAQYKIYDTSPYWNIFPRSPLVMELTYMGEEFIVINNHYKCCGDGILEVGNTSDEEYRRHRANLLLKQYLEANFSSKRVMVIGDLNDVLTDHNQNNVFRIFLNDPTNYLFADINIASGSSVNWSYPGWPSHLDHILISNELFAEFAAIGSGVQTIKVDHFMSGGFADYNHDISDHRPVGIKIIVIPNASDVVEELMPAVTVFPNPTTEQVFLDLKQFEGKVEVKIRNLSGQVIELKEYQGN, translated from the coding sequence TTGATAACAATCCTTATTCTATTATTTGGAAATAGAGTAGCCAGTCAAAACTTAAGTGATCTTTCCTTTGGTACAGACTCTACTTTTGATGTTGTTACATGGAATATAGAATGGTTCCCTAAAAACGGAGTAGCAACGATTGATTCAGTGAGTAAAATTATTGAAGCAATTGATGTAGATCTGATTGGTGTTCAAGAAATCGATGACTCAACGTTATTTAGGCAAATGATTAATCAGCTGCCAGGGTATGATCTTTTTATGGGAAGTGGTTGGTTTGGAGGCTTAGGATATGTCTATAAAACCAATACAATCAATATTCAAGCACAATACAAAATATATGATACCTCTCCATATTGGAATATTTTTCCTAGATCTCCTTTGGTAATGGAGCTAACTTATATGGGAGAGGAGTTTATTGTAATCAATAATCACTACAAATGTTGTGGGGATGGGATATTAGAGGTTGGAAATACGTCTGATGAAGAGTATAGACGGCACAGAGCTAATTTGTTGCTTAAACAATATCTTGAGGCAAATTTTTCATCCAAGCGAGTGATGGTAATTGGAGACCTTAATGATGTTTTAACAGATCATAATCAAAACAATGTGTTTCGAATATTTTTAAATGATCCAACCAACTATTTGTTTGCAGATATTAACATTGCATCAGGATCTTCGGTAAATTGGTCGTATCCAGGTTGGCCGTCCCATCTCGATCACATTCTAATCTCCAATGAACTCTTTGCTGAGTTTGCAGCAATAGGATCTGGAGTTCAAACAATAAAAGTAGATCATTTTATGTCTGGTGGTTTTGCTGACTATAACCATGATATCTCAGACCATCGACCGGTTGGAATCAAAATTATTGTTATTCCAAATGCATCTGACGTTGTGGAAGAACTAATGCCTGCGGTTACTGTTTTTCCAAATCCAACAACTGAACAAGTATTTCTAGATTTAAAGCAGTTCGAGGGTAAAGTGGAAGTTAAAATTAGAAACTTAAGTGGACAGGTTATTGAATTAAAGGAATATCAAGGAAATTAA
- a CDS encoding DUF4180 domain-containing protein: MKTKTHQINNTTVVEVWSEEYLINNTQDGIDLLGNLYYQGFDNVIIHQKNIVPSFFELKNRMAGEILQKFSTYRVKLVIVGNFSNYNSKSFDDFIYESNKGNQVNFVASITEALAKYSK, encoded by the coding sequence ATGAAAACTAAAACCCATCAGATCAATAATACAACAGTTGTTGAGGTATGGTCAGAAGAATACCTGATCAATAATACGCAAGATGGCATAGACTTGTTAGGTAACCTATATTATCAGGGTTTTGATAATGTCATAATTCATCAAAAGAATATCGTTCCAAGCTTTTTCGAACTGAAAAATCGAATGGCTGGAGAGATCCTTCAAAAATTTTCGACTTACCGAGTTAAGTTGGTTATTGTAGGAAATTTTTCAAACTATAACAGTAAAAGCTTCGATGACTTTATCTATGAAAGTAATAAAGGAAATCAGGTTAACTTTGTAGCATCCATAACAGAAGCATTAGCAAAATATTCAAAGTAG
- a CDS encoding pyridoxal phosphate-dependent aminotransferase family protein, producing the protein MDIFERIAGNRGPLGQHQKSSHGYFTFPKLEGEIAPRMTFQGKEVLTWSINNYLGLSNLPEVREADAQAAKDWGLGYPMGARMMSGQTSQHELLENNIADFMEMEACYLLNFGYQGFMSVIDSLVSRNDVIVYDSECHACLVDGVRLHQGKRFVFPHNDIDKCRTQLDRATKIAEETGGGILLITEGVFGMSGDQGKLKEIVDLRRNEGYNFRLVVDDAHGFGTLGDKGQGAGEAQGVHQEIDVLLGTFAKSMASIGAFVCSKKDVIDYLSYNMRSQVFAKSLPMPLVVGAIKRLELLKAPEQRDKLWTIVNALQSGLLKAGFSLGNTNSCVTPVMLSGTLGEATKLTYDLRENYGIFTSIVVYPVVPKGMILLRLIPTASHSLEDVEYTIETFKKVKVKLDAGDYHAEEIVNANA; encoded by the coding sequence ATGGATATTTTTGAAAGAATAGCAGGGAACAGAGGACCATTAGGACAACACCAAAAGTCTTCGCATGGTTACTTTACTTTTCCTAAGCTAGAGGGAGAAATTGCTCCAAGAATGACATTCCAAGGAAAAGAAGTATTGACTTGGAGTATCAACAACTATTTAGGTTTATCAAACTTACCTGAGGTAAGAGAAGCTGATGCTCAAGCTGCTAAAGATTGGGGGTTAGGATATCCTATGGGAGCAAGAATGATGTCGGGACAAACTTCTCAACACGAATTATTAGAGAATAACATTGCTGACTTTATGGAAATGGAAGCTTGTTACTTACTGAACTTTGGATACCAAGGTTTTATGTCTGTAATTGATTCTTTGGTTTCTAGAAACGACGTAATTGTTTACGATAGTGAATGTCACGCTTGTTTAGTTGATGGTGTTCGTTTACATCAAGGGAAAAGATTTGTTTTCCCGCATAACGATATAGACAAGTGTAGAACTCAATTAGATAGAGCGACTAAAATTGCTGAAGAAACAGGTGGAGGAATCTTATTGATTACTGAAGGTGTTTTTGGAATGAGTGGAGATCAAGGAAAATTAAAAGAGATTGTTGACTTACGTAGAAACGAAGGATACAACTTTAGATTGGTTGTTGATGATGCTCATGGTTTTGGTACTTTAGGTGACAAAGGACAAGGTGCTGGAGAGGCGCAAGGTGTTCACCAAGAGATTGATGTTTTATTAGGAACATTTGCAAAATCAATGGCTAGTATTGGAGCTTTTGTTTGTAGTAAGAAAGATGTAATTGATTACTTATCTTATAACATGCGTTCTCAAGTATTTGCAAAGTCTTTACCAATGCCATTGGTAGTTGGAGCAATCAAAAGGTTAGAGTTATTAAAAGCTCCTGAGCAAAGAGATAAGTTATGGACAATTGTTAATGCTTTACAAAGTGGATTATTAAAGGCTGGATTTAGCTTAGGAAACACAAACTCATGTGTAACTCCAGTAATGCTAAGTGGAACTTTAGGAGAGGCTACTAAATTAACTTACGACTTAAGAGAAAACTACGGAATATTTACTTCTATTGTGGTTTATCCTGTTGTTCCTAAAGGAATGATTTTATTAAGATTAATACCTACTGCATCTCATAGTTTAGAAGATGTAGAATACACAATTGAGACATTTAAGAAAGTAAAAGTTAAATTAGATGCTGGTGATTACCACGCAGAAGAGATTGTTAACGCTAATGCTTAA
- a CDS encoding C25 family cysteine peptidase has translation MRAIIPKILIIILGIYWFSNSLHAQTYGNEWIAYHQKYYTFKVVNTGIQRIGFDALNTALAETGDDISTINTANFQVFGRESEVAILIQDGGDGQFNSGDYIEFYAQKNDGWLDSLLFDNPVFIGDSYYSLVNDTINYFFTWNNSTANKRIQVETDVAYSTYPEQAYCWKKNYHKHTDLYAQGSKFQGLSSPKYTSGEGWMSPTFSTNQVLTSQVTTSNVYNGNSQLRAFGEAVSASVSSSSYTGAFNHNTQLLFGSSNTLIADTSYTGYHMIKKAFDVPLSLLGNNQTAIKHRITNIGQTSDIQQVSSVTLFYPHTFNFENQNYFEFGLPANTFSSKYHISVSNVQGSNPFIYVLGNTLKKIPMVNQSGEWKAVLPNTTQDSIKAVLVDAANIQVINSVQPINASAQFNDYRVFTATNPFLIITHQRLMSGAQDYATYRAAAGYDTLIADIQELYYQFGGGIEKHPLSIRRFCKQAIELWPNEPGHLFIIGKSVRDVNESSLGSRQDAAAFARNLVPSYGYPSSDNHFTVGLELGMESFAVPTGRLSVTQNFQIQEYLSKVMAYEQEQVPYLNYTIPDKEWQKNVLHFGGGTDSAEQVLLNSFLSGFESIIEDTLFGGVVKSYTKDPTSSVINTADFFSVQEDLEEGVSLITFFGHASSGGGFSQNIDSPNNWNNDGKYPLVIGLGCYTGDVHQPDTNSYAEQLIRPTNEGAIAFISTVKLGFVTYIGNYTQFLYRDFANGGYGETIGQQMKNTVDTLYQIIGSSSWDVIQESNFNGMSLQGDPALKINSHLAPEIVLDESRVWSIPSQIDLSVDTFDLYVVASNIGAAFVDSFNIEVTRTFPNGADSVYSKIVPGLLNRDTIVFRLPTYHNVAIGANNFTIKADLPTSGIVEHTDEFINNQVNFTNYVISNGLLPIWPYDYAIIPNKQEVLKASTVNPFERLRNYVFEIDTTDLFNSPFKKEQRNMSEGGVIEALPSHWLNSNTQLPEPLEFTDSTVYYWRCSPDSSVKDWLESSFQYIPNKWGWGQSHFFQFKNNTYTNIEYNRPNRTFDFQPSAAKINVSTKIHLNSHWSSPEPQATLWKISGETQDYGGYVWPAIHIGIIDPVSLKGWRTPFDYGGGDIQNPDHCFGQFNGDPSICSSTITMGRNRTHGMFIFNYNNPDEMDSLATFLTNKVPDGHYIIAYSYIPNNYTSPMSLNGAMPNALYTALQQLGFTGFNPSNPDDGFILFCEKGNPSSAQEVHSTPMAGGVTYPGVESLDFETIIQGSNVQGYINSTVAGPAYEWDVLYWKQHPQEQNTGDSTLLRLYGITNAGNEIQLLDTLMTAYDSVISLQNLVDASIYPNVRLEAWEIDSTTFTPAQIERWQLIYSPIPECAVNPKKGFYYSIQNDSIQEGDSLSFALAIENVSAFDMDSLKVNYWIEDQSHVQNSITYDRQDSLRSGEVLLDTITISTIGYPGLNSIWLTANPKNGGGAQDQMEQFYFNNFAQKPFVVQSDITNPILDVTFDGVHILNEDIISPEPNIVITLDDENPFLLLNEDLDTANIQLALLRPNSNTYEVINYIENGQENLKWYPANSTENKFTIEYNPIFAEDGIYKLKVQGKDKSSNFSGDLSYEIAFEVINQSTITNVYNYPNPFSTKTHFVFTLTGKELPDDFQIRIMTVTGKVVREIGIDEIGAIKIGNNKTEFFWDGKDQYGSQLANGVYLYKVTANINGESIERRATSGDHAFKHQIGKMYLLR, from the coding sequence ATGCGAGCAATTATCCCCAAAATATTAATTATCATTTTAGGTATTTATTGGTTTTCCAATAGTCTTCACGCTCAAACTTATGGGAACGAATGGATAGCGTATCATCAGAAGTATTACACTTTTAAAGTTGTCAATACCGGGATTCAACGCATTGGATTTGATGCATTAAATACTGCCTTAGCAGAAACAGGTGATGATATTTCAACGATAAATACGGCTAATTTTCAAGTTTTTGGAAGAGAATCAGAAGTTGCTATCTTGATTCAAGATGGGGGAGATGGACAGTTTAATTCTGGGGATTATATAGAGTTTTATGCGCAAAAAAATGATGGTTGGTTAGATTCCCTGTTGTTTGATAATCCTGTATTTATTGGGGACTCTTATTATAGTTTAGTCAACGATACCATCAATTACTTTTTTACTTGGAACAATTCCACAGCGAACAAAAGAATACAAGTAGAAACAGATGTTGCATATAGTACTTATCCAGAGCAAGCATATTGTTGGAAAAAAAATTATCATAAACATACTGATCTATATGCTCAAGGAAGTAAGTTTCAAGGACTTTCTAGTCCAAAGTATACCTCTGGTGAAGGATGGATGAGTCCAACTTTTTCAACGAATCAAGTACTGACTTCTCAAGTAACGACATCTAATGTTTACAATGGGAATTCACAGCTGAGAGCTTTTGGTGAGGCGGTATCAGCCAGTGTCTCGTCTTCTTCATATACAGGAGCGTTTAATCACAACACACAACTGCTTTTTGGAAGCTCAAATACCTTGATAGCTGATACTTCTTATACTGGGTATCACATGATCAAAAAAGCATTTGATGTACCGTTAAGCCTTTTGGGGAATAATCAAACAGCAATAAAACATCGGATCACTAATATTGGTCAAACTTCCGATATACAACAGGTGTCTTCTGTGACGTTGTTTTATCCACATACCTTTAATTTTGAAAATCAAAATTATTTTGAATTTGGATTGCCTGCAAATACTTTTTCTTCTAAGTATCATATTTCAGTTTCCAATGTTCAAGGAAGTAATCCTTTTATATATGTTTTAGGGAATACGTTGAAAAAAATACCAATGGTGAACCAATCAGGTGAGTGGAAAGCAGTGCTGCCTAATACAACTCAAGACTCCATAAAGGCGGTCTTAGTTGATGCTGCAAATATTCAAGTTATTAATAGTGTACAACCTATTAATGCTTCAGCTCAGTTTAACGATTATCGAGTATTTACTGCAACCAACCCTTTTCTAATTATTACACATCAGCGTTTAATGAGTGGAGCGCAGGATTATGCAACCTATCGAGCAGCAGCGGGTTATGATACTTTAATCGCCGATATTCAGGAACTTTATTATCAATTTGGAGGTGGTATCGAAAAGCATCCTTTGTCTATTCGTAGATTTTGCAAACAAGCTATAGAGTTATGGCCTAATGAACCAGGTCATTTATTCATTATCGGTAAATCGGTGAGAGATGTTAATGAATCAAGCTTAGGATCAAGGCAAGATGCAGCAGCGTTTGCTAGAAATTTAGTGCCTTCATATGGGTATCCCTCATCAGATAATCATTTTACAGTTGGGTTAGAATTGGGAATGGAATCCTTTGCAGTACCAACAGGACGCTTAAGTGTTACACAAAATTTCCAAATACAAGAATACCTCAGCAAAGTTATGGCCTATGAGCAGGAGCAAGTCCCATACCTTAATTATACTATACCAGACAAAGAGTGGCAAAAAAATGTTTTGCATTTTGGAGGGGGAACAGATAGTGCAGAGCAGGTTTTATTGAATAGTTTTTTATCTGGATTTGAATCAATTATTGAAGATACCTTGTTTGGAGGCGTGGTAAAATCCTACACCAAAGATCCAACTTCTTCTGTGATTAATACAGCAGATTTTTTTAGTGTACAAGAAGACTTAGAAGAAGGCGTTTCTTTAATTACTTTTTTTGGGCATGCTTCAAGCGGAGGAGGGTTTAGTCAAAATATTGATAGTCCAAATAACTGGAATAACGATGGGAAATATCCTTTAGTGATTGGTTTGGGATGTTACACTGGAGATGTACATCAACCCGATACGAATAGTTATGCTGAACAATTAATTAGACCAACAAATGAGGGAGCCATTGCTTTTATTTCAACGGTCAAATTAGGATTTGTGACTTATATAGGGAACTATACCCAATTCTTATACAGAGATTTTGCAAATGGGGGATATGGAGAAACCATTGGGCAACAAATGAAAAATACAGTAGATACACTTTATCAAATTATTGGGAGTTCAAGTTGGGATGTTATTCAAGAAAGCAACTTTAATGGAATGTCTTTACAAGGTGATCCTGCTTTAAAAATTAATTCGCATTTAGCGCCAGAAATTGTTTTAGATGAATCCAGAGTATGGAGTATCCCCTCTCAAATTGACTTATCTGTAGATACGTTTGATTTATATGTAGTAGCGTCTAATATTGGTGCGGCATTTGTCGATTCTTTTAATATAGAAGTTACGCGTACATTTCCAAATGGAGCAGATTCTGTGTATTCGAAAATAGTACCTGGATTATTGAATAGGGATACGATTGTTTTTAGGTTGCCAACTTATCATAATGTCGCAATTGGAGCGAATAATTTTACAATTAAAGCAGACTTACCAACTTCTGGAATTGTAGAACATACTGATGAATTTATCAATAACCAGGTTAATTTTACGAATTATGTGATTTCAAATGGATTACTTCCAATTTGGCCTTACGATTATGCAATTATACCTAATAAACAAGAGGTCTTAAAAGCTTCAACAGTAAACCCTTTTGAACGTTTAAGAAATTATGTTTTTGAAATAGATACAACCGATTTATTCAATTCTCCATTTAAAAAGGAGCAACGAAACATGAGTGAGGGTGGTGTTATTGAAGCCCTACCATCTCATTGGTTAAACAGTAATACACAATTGCCAGAACCACTAGAATTCACTGATAGTACTGTCTATTACTGGCGCTGTTCTCCAGATAGTAGTGTGAAAGATTGGTTAGAATCATCCTTTCAATACATTCCTAATAAATGGGGATGGGGACAAAGTCATTTCTTTCAGTTTAAAAATAACACTTATACCAATATTGAGTATAACCGACCAAATCGAACTTTTGATTTTCAACCATCAGCAGCAAAAATCAATGTGTCTACCAAAATACATTTGAATTCGCATTGGTCAAGTCCAGAACCTCAAGCAACACTTTGGAAAATATCAGGAGAAACACAGGACTATGGAGGGTATGTATGGCCAGCAATACATATAGGTATAATTGATCCAGTTTCATTGAAAGGCTGGCGTACTCCTTTTGATTATGGGGGGGGAGATATACAAAACCCTGATCATTGTTTTGGCCAGTTTAATGGTGATCCATCAATTTGTTCAAGTACAATAACAATGGGGAGAAATAGAACGCATGGGATGTTTATATTTAATTACAATAATCCCGATGAAATGGATTCCTTGGCCACTTTTCTAACCAATAAAGTTCCTGATGGACATTACATTATAGCGTATTCATACATTCCTAATAATTATACCTCCCCAATGTCATTAAATGGAGCTATGCCTAATGCTTTATATACTGCATTGCAGCAACTTGGTTTTACAGGGTTTAATCCTAGTAACCCAGATGATGGATTTATCTTATTTTGTGAAAAAGGAAACCCGTCAAGTGCACAAGAAGTACATTCAACACCTATGGCAGGAGGGGTAACTTACCCAGGAGTGGAATCGTTAGATTTTGAGACTATTATTCAAGGGTCCAATGTACAGGGGTATATCAATTCAACTGTTGCAGGACCAGCTTATGAATGGGACGTATTGTATTGGAAACAACATCCACAAGAGCAGAATACAGGAGATTCTACTTTACTAAGATTATATGGTATTACTAATGCAGGAAATGAAATTCAATTATTAGATACTTTAATGACCGCTTATGATTCAGTTATTAGCTTGCAAAATCTTGTAGATGCTTCCATCTATCCCAATGTTCGTTTAGAAGCTTGGGAAATAGATTCAACAACATTTACTCCAGCACAAATAGAGCGTTGGCAGTTAATTTATAGTCCTATACCAGAATGTGCAGTTAATCCTAAGAAAGGGTTTTATTATTCCATTCAAAATGATTCCATTCAAGAAGGTGATTCATTAAGTTTTGCTTTGGCAATTGAAAATGTTAGTGCCTTTGATATGGATAGTTTAAAAGTTAATTATTGGATCGAAGATCAAAGCCATGTTCAAAATTCTATAACCTATGATAGACAGGACTCACTAAGAAGCGGTGAGGTGTTATTAGATACAATTACAATATCAACGATTGGTTATCCAGGGTTAAACAGTATTTGGTTAACAGCTAACCCTAAAAATGGTGGAGGAGCTCAAGATCAAATGGAACAATTTTACTTTAATAATTTTGCTCAAAAACCATTTGTTGTTCAATCAGATATTACTAATCCTATATTGGACGTGACGTTCGATGGTGTACACATCTTAAACGAGGATATTATAAGTCCAGAACCCAATATTGTCATTACTTTGGATGATGAGAATCCGTTTTTGTTATTAAATGAAGATCTAGATACAGCAAATATTCAACTAGCATTGCTAAGGCCTAATTCGAATACTTATGAGGTGATTAATTACATTGAAAATGGGCAGGAAAATTTAAAGTGGTATCCAGCAAACTCAACTGAAAATAAATTTACAATTGAATACAACCCAATCTTTGCAGAAGATGGAATCTATAAATTAAAAGTGCAAGGAAAAGATAAATCTTCTAATTTCTCAGGAGATTTAAGTTATGAAATTGCTTTTGAAGTGATTAACCAATCCACGATTACTAATGTATATAACTATCCTAATCCTTTCTCAACAAAAACACATTTTGTATTTACGCTCACAGGTAAAGAATTACCAGATGATTTCCAGATTAGAATTATGACTGTTACAGGAAAAGTAGTAAGAGAAATAGGTATAGATGAAATAGGAGCAATTAAGATTGGAAATAATAAAACTGAGTTCTTTTGGGACGGAAAAGACCAATATGGGAGTCAGCTAGCTAATGGTGTTTACCTTTATAAGGTAACAGCTAATATTAATGGTGAAAGTATAGAACGTAGAGCTACTAGTGGAGACCATGCATTTAAGCATCAAATAGGTAAGATGTATTTATTAAGATAA